The Hippopotamus amphibius kiboko isolate mHipAmp2 chromosome 13, mHipAmp2.hap2, whole genome shotgun sequence sequence TACATACATATGCTCACTATATtactaaaaaaatcacattcttgTATTACCAATAGATGCTGGGAACTTCACACTGCATTCTAAAAAGAGGCAGAAGTCCACTTGCAAGAGGACCATCTAGTTCTCCCACCCTGGATGGAACAGCTACCTCCCTGCCCTCATGGCTCAGAGCACGGGGGCCACGTGACAGGTTTTCTGAGCCACATCCAGCACACGGTGGACCCTCAATACATGGCCGGGCTTGCCACCAAGGAAAGAACACACACGCAACCTGAGTACCCAGTGCAGAGGggcagggcagcagggagcaAGAATGGGGTCACTGGAGAGAAAGTGGACAGAGCAGAACTGCAGGATCACCTGCTCAGCTCCCTATAGCATGACAGGACAAGCCACGCCAAGAGGCTTAGCCTGGCCCCTCGGGGCAGGGGAAGAGCCACCTCAGTGGCCTGGGGATGGCAGATCTTTCCCTTggctgagaacatgtgagtgggGGGCTCAAGCATCCTGAGGAAGTTCGAGGCCAGACAAGGTCCCTCTTGTTCTGGACACATGCCACCGCACCCAGACAGGACAAACGCGGAGTCAGAAGCAGCTGGCACACCCAGGGAGGCCTCCCCAGCAGGACTGGCCCCTCCGGGCACCCACGAAAAGCCAACAGCACAGGAAGACCATCTCAACACCAGACTGATGGCGCGCACCATATTTCTACACAGCTGGGTCTCCCTCCTAAGAAGGGTCCATCCTCAGCCCTCACGCCCCAAGTAATTCAACCAAAGAAGGTCTCCTGGTAGGAGCCAACGGCCCCAGGAGAAAGCCCAGCTTATGCGAGCCCCAGGATGCGCTAATGACTACGTCCATGGCCTTCCCTGGCTACCCGCCATGAAGAGTCCTCTGCAGGACACTGGGACCCAGTGGCCTGTCCCCACGTGCTCACTCCTGGATCTCCCTGGCTCACTCTCTCTCAATCGTGATCAAACAGAACACGCCCTCCCCCAAGTCCACACCACAGCCAGGAGCCTGCCTGGACGACAGCACGccaggaaggagggggcagggatcCTGGGCCACTTCTGCCCCCTGACTTGGCCACCCTCCTACTCTGGGTGATACAGGGAGCACGATGCCAGACTCCCTGCCCCCCAGTCTCCCACAGAGCTTGGAGGGGGAAAAATGCAGCAGTGATATGAGCTCGCCGGAAGTGGAGGCTGCATGAAATCTTTGTGGAGAAGAGCACGGACAGAGGCCCCACGACCCCATCAACACAAACCAGAGCTCCGGATGGCTGACTCCCCGGAGAACCCAGGACAGCAAACACAACTTTATGAGAGGCAGGAAACCCATCCAGGCCCCTGCGGCGTGCCTGGGGGAGCGATGCCCGCCCTCTCCCGGCCACGCGCACAGTCAGGGACACTCAGCACAGCATGAGGGGACTAGGCCGCCGGCAGCCCTCTGCCCTGCCACACCACACAGGCCCATCTCTGGACACCTCAGTCTGGTGCCAAGGCCCCAAAGGGAGTGACCGTGGCTGAGCACTGGGTCAGCAAAGAGgaagcacccccccccaccccgccccgacaAAAGGCCCACCCTGTCCCTCCTGCGTCCCTCCCCGCAGGCTCCCCAGCAGGGCCGAAACTTGCTCTCACAAGAGTCAAGCCAGTACACCAAAGAAAAACTGCCCAGAGGAAATCTAAAACCAAAGAGAGGCTGGGGTTTAGTGTTCCACAGGCGCTAGGATCAGAGAGCTGATCATGCCTGTAGTAAATTAGCTACATTTGTTACtggtttatttgtttcttcagaGGGTTGGAAAGTAGAGATGCCCAGCACTGCCTAAGGAgaaagctggagaaatcagatATGGCACttttcaatacatattttaaagcttCTGAAAGAAATAAGTGGAAAAGGAAAGCAACTGCTGTAAGGCCTGTTTTGCTGTTAAAAATTATTCCAAGGGAAGAAAAATACCACATcacaaaatagtttaaaaaaaaaggaagaaaaaaaaaaagacaaataacttaccaaaaaaacaaaaacaagaacaaaaacctGTCCCCGCAGCCACCTTGGCCAGCTCACATTTTGACCCACGAAGCAAAAACTGAGCTCTGAGAGGAAAGCACACTTGCCTCCCACCACACCCTGTGCCCAAACACGCAGAGGAGGACATAGCCCAGGGGCCCAGACCCCACGTAGCACAGCGCACTGAGCCCTCGCCACCCAGCCGTGCCATCACAGGCCGGCCCCAGGCAGGGTGGACCCCGAGACCCACACATCAGTTCCGCGATCGCTGCTGCTCATCTGCTTAAGAAATTAAGTCTCAAGTAAAATTACCTCACGTGGGTCTACAGGCCACCGTTTTACCAAGTTAAAATGGGGTCACCCGTCATCCTGGACAGTGACCAATCAAGTCAAGGGAGACATCAGAACCCCCAAATAACTCAGGAGGaggccctccctccccttctcaccCCAGTCGACCTCTCCCATCGCCCACCAACTTGCCTACCCTCAAGGTAAAGAAAtccagtttttaaataaaatagtctaaagaaacaggaaggaaaagccTTCACAAAGAAGAGTGATGAATGCCCAGACTTGGCCCATTGAGCCAGCCTACAGTTGATGACAGTTATTTACAAGGGGGCGTTATCAAAGCAAAACGGTAGCACTCCCTAGAAGACTCACaactttttctctatttcttttcaactttcttgTCATAAAAGCCAACTTACATTAAAATATACCTACTACAAGACAACAcaactaataaaatatataataaaacttACACAAGTAGAAAATTCTGAGGTATTTCTGGTTTGAGGTGGTCTGTGGTCGTGaagttttaattcttttacttttcaaaatttaaacCTCGGAAGCCACATAGCAAagcgtgtgtatgtgtggatgtgtgtgtgtgtgtgtgtgtgtgtttaatttgcatggttcataaattaaaaaaattcaaatgttgaaaaaCAGCAGCATTAGGGACATTCACTGACGAGAGCAAGGTTATGGCATAACGGAGAAACGGTTTTTCGGATATGCACCTCTTTCAGGGGTCTGGAGAAAGCTGCGTCCACGAGCCACACAGAGGGACAGTCACGTCACCACACAGGGCAGGGCCAGCACGGCAGGACCCTGGGTGTCCCCAGAGAGGCAGGCCCGGCCGGCCCAGCCCAGGAACGGCTCCCGCCCTGGCTGTGCAGGGCGCCCCCTGTGGCCACTTCCCTGAACTGCTCCGGGAGGAAGCAAGGTAGGAATTTCAACTTTGCCTCCCTTACAGATATTTACCCTATCATGTCTCACGAAGCCTGTACTCACTTAACCGTGATGACTTCTACCCTCACCTAACCTTAAAATCAGGGCAGACAAAATGTTTTGTCCTATGCTGAAGCCCCAGTGAGTGGAGAAAACGGGTCAGGGCAGACAGATGGGTCAGAGCCACACCTGATCTTAGACTTTCTCCAAACCCCGCTCTTGCCATTAATGCTGGGCCTCCACACGGTCCTTCCCCTCGATTCCTGGTTACCTGAGAAGCAGTCTCATAGCAAAGGATGTTGCTCCAGACGTGCTCGAGTCCAGTGTAGCTCTGAtccagaccccacccccagctctgtccTCCCCTCCGACGCCAGTCCAAACCATCCTCAGCCTCAGCCCAGGTTTTCCTCGGTCAGGACGACACCCGTTAATCCGCGAAAGACATATCTGCTGTTTCTTAAACTCACTGtctaaaaagggagaaaaacacactaaggggggtgggggggggaggactAGGGCAGAGGGAAAGTCCTCTTTTGAGGAAGATGTGTTCTTATGTAACAGTCTTCAAAGGTTCCTCTAGGTAGAGTTTGCAGCATTAAGTTTCCTAAGACAGGAGAGGGGTTTCTTTGTGTCACAGACTCTGAGACAACaaacagagaaagagggaaaaatgaacCCCGAAGGGCGGGCGGTGGCCGAGGCTCTTCAGCGCGGCGCTGGTTCTGCATTCACAGCTCAGCACCTCAGCGCCTGCGGACGTGTCCGCTGTTTGCGATACAGTAGAGCAATGTGCTGGTAAAAACTGATCcaatccaaaaaataataataataataataattataataattataataataataaaaagtcaaGGTAAAATAGCAGCTgcattttatgtgtttgttggtaTTATGggatttccaaaacaaaacacaactttttttttttcctttcctcttcagaTCCATTGAGTCTGGAGATCCATCGTGTCCTGGGCTTAGATGCTCGACTCCTTCGGAGGCAGGTCCACATTGGTGACAGCGGTCACCAGGGAGACAAGACAGTCCGAGGTAGTGCCGTTGACGGACCTCCGGATCAGGGACACCCGCTCCTCCACGCAGCCCGCGGACAGGCGAGCCTCCGCGTCATGGTCCCAGCACTCCTCGATGGTCACACAGAGCTGGGCCAGGCCCTGCACGCCAGCGGGAGAGAGGAAACAGATGCCCTTGCTGGTGGTCCTCAGTGAGGACAAGCAAACCTGTCAATGTTCCTGAGGACCAGGCAGGGCCACGGGCCCACCTGCAGGGGCCTGGGGGAAACTCCCCTCCTGGCAGTCACCCATGGGCCTCCTCCACAGCCCCGACGCAAGGGCCACGAACCTCAGCACAGGAAGTGGGGGAAGCCAGGACCCTCTGAGGGCAGACACGGCAGCTGCCGCGGGGCAGTGATGTTCAAACAGAATCTTATTAGGCAAAGGCCAAATCACATGAGGGCCCGACGTGCAGCCACAGCGGGGACAGAGGAAGGCGTCATCCTACCCTGTCCCCACAGCCCCGGACACCTCCCCTAAGTCCAGGGAACATGGCGTGACACCCTGTGCTGGAACCAACCGTGTAGAGCTGGGAAAGGCAGTAGGATGGATAAATGCCCACATCCAGGAGCACTCCAGCCTGCTAGCACCAGGCCACACTAGACCTCTCTGGATCTGCtcctgtcagggaactagactGGCAACCCCAGCACCTCTGCCCTGGGAGACTGAGAAAGTCTGAGGCAGAAGGTAAGATGCTGGCCCAGCTTCCCGCTCCTGATGCCTAGGTCTTCTCCACTTGCAGCCCTGGGTCCCAGGAGCAGCATGGCAGCTAAACGTGGCCTCTACAGATCAATCCCTGACCATATGGTAAGGCTGCTAGCCCCCAGTGGCCCCAAGGATTTCCTTCTATATTAACCCTGGGGTGGCAGGGGGAAGGACTCAGAGGAGCTGAAGGCAAATATCCTTCCAAGAAAGGTGACGGTTTACATAGCTGGGGCCTTTTGCACAGTATCCCAGACTGGAGGGGCCCAGATGCCACGTGGCTCAGCCCAGGCCCAGAAAATGATGAGGGAAGAGAACAGAGATTACTTTACCAGAGCTAAGCCACATTAAGCACTTATGTGATAGGTGTCCTGCTCAGTGATATACAGTAACTCCTTAAATCTCTTACTACCctgaggaaacaaaggctcagagacaTAAAGCAGTTTGCCAGAAGTCACCCGGCTGCTGACTGGCAGACCCAGGATTCCCACCCACATGCGTCAGGTCCAGGGCCAGTGGGCTTCACTGCTTCAGCGCTCCAGGGGGCGACCAGGGCTCAGACGGAGCTGTCAGGCTCCACCACTCTCTGCAGACAAAACCAGAGCCACCTCCCTGCAGAGCACTAACCTCCCCAGACAGTCCCCTGGCGGAAGGGAGGCAATGCACTAAGTGGCCTCTGACCagacaggggaggaggggagtatCCTGCTGCCTGAGgaccctctctctgcccctgccACACACGGGAGGGGCTGCCCTCTCTGCTCCCCAGGTCCCTCACCGGGTGTTTCAGCCAGTGATCCTTGATGGCGGGCCGCATCTTCTTGTGCACGACCacctcctgcagctcctccaGTGACGGGTGCTGGCCGATCTCTTCCTCAAACGGCAGCATGTACTCGTCCACAGGTCCTGGGGGAGGGTAAGAGCCCAGTGGGGTCACCCTGGCGCcgcgccaccccacccccacccccaggatgcTCGGGGCTCCTGTCCCGCTCACCGTCGGCAGCTCTGCAGCGGGACACGAGCTCCCACAGCACCAGCCCCATGGCGTACATGTCTATGCGCAGAAAGGCGTCTCTCTGGAAGTTGATGGCTCCCTCGAGCACCTCAGGAGCCATGTACCGCCGCGTGCCCACCTGCACGAAGACAGGGAAGGTCTGCGGTCGCCGACCACACACAAATACACTCCCAGCCCGTGTGCACAGCAGGGCCGTCGACAGTGACGGCTGTCCCTGATTTGCCACATCCCCGGGGGGAGGGCCACAGGGGTCACGATGTAATGATGACTGAAGCATCACTCGAGACAGCAGCAATCTACCGTGGAACTGCTGCCTCTTTACGCCACCCGCACCACAAGGGGCCACACAGATGACGTACACCAAACACAGAAGGGGGAGAATACTTAAACATATTAATAGCGGTTTTTTTAAGGATGATTTGTGTAGGCTTAACTTGAGGTTACCTcttctaggtttttggtttgGATTCTTAGTGTACTCTTATTTATGTTATTTCTGCCTTGTTTAATAATTACAgctgaaagaggaagggaaatctGTTTCTTGCTGACCGGCCCAGGAAACCACACCACCCTCCAGGCCTCGCTTTCCCCACGAGTGAAACGAAAGCATTGCTCCTGGAGTTCTCAGACTGCTCTGAGCTCGCGGGGCGACCCCTGCCCTTGCCCCTGCCAGCTGAGCACCAGGAGGGCAGAGTCCACCGCTGTGCCCGCCCCCATCTTGCACCCCCTGAGCTCGTCACCTGCCCATGAGTGTCCCCCGGAGGTTTCCCTGGCTCAAACCGAACAGCCAGGCCAAAGTCAGCCAGCACGGCCGTGAGGTCACTCTTCAGCAATACATTCTTGCTTTTAAAGTCCCTGTGGAGACAGTGGACTGAGATGGAGCCAAACACATGGTCCAATCAACCCTGCTCCTGGCTTCCCACCTTGACTCCCAGAGACCCCAGGCCAGGCCATCCCACCCGTGGGGAGCAAGGTCTACACCAGGGTGGCGTTCCATGAAGCCCCCCAGGCAGGCAGCTTCAGGACGCCCCCTCCACTGGTGTGAGACTCCTGAACTGCACTCCCTCCAGAGCTGTCACAACACCACCGACCCCAGCCCGGTCCCCAGCATCAACAGCCAGCCCTCACATTCTCAGAGGGCTTGAGGAGGGGCACAGCAGCCGAGGAGGCAAGTTTTCTGGGAAGAATTAACACTATTTAGGATGTGAATGAAAAGAGACGTTTCAATGAACTTGCCCGGGTTCTGAGCAGGCCCCAGAGGCTCGAGCTGCTATAGGGGCAGCGGAGCAGGTGCTGGGGTTGCCTCAGCCCTGCCTCTCCCTAGCAGGTCCTCAATCTCCCCTCACATATCTTAGCCTTGCTGTGAGGACTAAACTGATGGATGAATGCTTAGGGCCGCCCCTGGCAAACTTACTATGCACTACCGTTAGGCTGAACCATATAGAAGAGTCAACATTCAACcatttttgacctacaaaaatggcaatttcatacaGTCAACCTCCTGTGTCATTAATGTTATTACCACTGGGGTCCTTCAGCTTTGAACCCTCGAATTGAaggttccctccctccctcacaatCACAAAACCACACTAGATTAGGTCAACTTCTCTGCACCCCTGTTCCTTCACCCGTAAGACAGGCTGAGAAAAACAGTCCCTATCTCACAGGACAATAAAGAGGCTTAAATGACTTGGCATCTCTACGTGTTTAGAGCAGTGCCTGCCACTGTTATGAGGAGGTAACACACCGGCTCTCAAAGCACCATCCAAGGACCCCAGAAAATTCCTGAGACTGTTTCAGGGGATCTGCAAGGTCAACATTCTTTTCATAATAATCCGTTATCTGCCTTTTTTTAAGCTCATTCTCCCAGAAGCatagagttttccagaggctatgTACACATGTCATCACTATAACAGTTAAAAGAACATGTGTGCTCTACTACAGCAAATATTATATCAACAGACATAACCCACAGGCATGTAAAGGGATCCTAACCAAAAAGTCTGAGAACTGCTAAACCAACTCTCCAAAGTAAAAGAGTCAGCACTTCCTCCTGTGGCCACGGGAGGGCACCAGAGAActggctgcagggctgcaggctgcaggcgGAGGCAGGGGAAGGCCAAGTGGGCCCAGGGTTTCCTGCAGCTGCCTCGGACACACCACAGAGCGGCCAAGCATGTTTATGAAAGGGAGACCCCCAGGCCCTGCTCTCACCCTCCAACCCTTTCTGCAGCTGCAGCTCAAGCGCAGAGAGAGCAGCTGCTAACCCAGGTACCTGTGGGCAATAGACGGTTTGTGGCCCTCGCCACGGCACCAGGGCACGTCCTCGTGCAGGTATGAGAGGCCTCTGGACATCGTCTCTGCCACGTGACACAGTTCGTTCCATGTGATGATGTTCCCCTTGAGGTAATCCGTGAGGGAGCCCTGGAGGAgacagcacaggctctgggcccaGGGGGACAGGACCCAGCCCAGCCCCGGGAGGGCGACCTCCGCGGGCCAGCGGCTGGGTTCCCCCGGGAGGCTGGAACGGCTCAGGCCagcaggggctgggaagggggtgtCGTCAGAGAGTGCTAATCACGAAGTCACCGCCCCCACTCATAAGAGCTGATCCCAGGGTGAGGGGCTCTTCCTGCAGACCCTCACGGCCACAACCACGGAAGGGGGACCTCAGGGGGAGGCCACAGCGGGGCCTGTGGGGCGCGGCTCACCTTGTCGTGGAAGGCCGTGATGAGCCACAGCTCCACCTCCAGGTTGGAGCCGCGCTTCTCAGCGGCAATGAACTGCAGCAGATTCTCGTGCTTCATGCCAGGCGTGCTGAAGATCTCCCGCTCACTCTGCCACGACTGCTTGTCCTGAAGCAGGGATGCAGCTGAACCCACCGCAGCCCGGCCGCCCTGCAGCATCCCACCCGCCCCAACCTCAGCCTCCGTGAGGGAGGCGGAGCAGGACTGGGACTGAGCCGGAGCCGGGCCCGGGCCTACAGGCCCACAGTGATCCCTGAGATCACTAAGGCCAGCATCTGATTTACAAAGGGGGCCACTGAGATGGAGAGACAGAAGTGAGTGGCCAAGGATCACCCAACCAATGAGAAGCAGAGCGGGCCTGGCTCCGACAAGTGTCCCAGGCAACTGCTTGGGGCAGCCTGCTGTCCAGGGCTTCTAAGCAGAACCTGATGTCGAAACAAAACCCTGAAAACCAGAGTGGATTGAGGTTTTGCAAATTGAGGTTTTGCAAAGCCCTACCCTACCCACAGTGAGTGTCACCACCCCCAGTGGGGCCACTCCTCTCTCATCCCACCTGTACAGGACGTGGActgccctggggagggagagCTTGGGCCCCACAGGCACACACGCACCTGGAGCGGGAAGATCTTGACTGCCACGAAGTCGTTCATGAGCTGTGCCTTCCAAACACAGCCAAAGCGCCCCCGAGCCTTGATCtccagcagctgcagtggcttcAGGCccaccagaggggaggggggtggaggtCCAGGGTCCTGGGGAGACCGAGACCTTAACAGTCTGGCCTggcctccccacctctctccagcCTGCCCCGAGCCAGCCCCATCTCACCTCATGGATGTCCACATGGCCGTAGGGGGGCTTGCGATGCCGGTACATCCAGAAGGCCAGCAGGACAATGAGGGAGAGGCCCCCAATGGGCAGCAGCGAGTAGGCCAGCACGGTAAGCAGGGTGGGGGCTGTCGGGGGCGGCTCGTACGTGACTGGGGGACACACGGAGCCTGGTGTCACACGGCCCGCCTACCCGCACACCGCCAGGGCCAGACCAAAGAGCCCcgcggcccctccccaccccacgtAGGAGCCGAGCGTTTGGGGGCCAAGGCTGGCCCAcgtctgctccccccaccccacgccctcaCCTTCCGGGCCTCCTGCCTCAGGCAGGTGGGTGAAGCGCTCGTTGCAGAAGTTGCCTTCGCAGCAGCAGAAGTACACCTGGGGGTTCTCCTCAGTGGCCACGCACTCCTGCCTGGAGGCACAGTTTCCCATCTGCCCCTCAGGTGAGGGACACACTCCCCAGAGTGGCCCAGCCAAACCCCTCCCCGCAGATGGAGAACCCCGTGGGGAACCATGCGTGAGCCCACTTCCCCTAAAGCAGGACCCAGCGTCGGGAGGGACAACAGAGGGTTGACATGCACCCAGAGCCCTCCTGGGGACCTCGAGACCGGCGCAGGGACCCGGCACCACCCCTGCTCGCCCAGGCTGCCACGAGAGCCCGTGTGTCCCCGCCTTGGCTCCAGACACCTGGCCCCCGGGGCGCTGGCACCTGTCGTAGCAGTTGAAGTCGTCCAGCCAGCAGCCCTTCTTGACGAGCTCGATGGTGCCCGAGCTGTTGCGCCAGGAGGCGTAGCAGTGCAGCCGCTTGTCCTGCTCACCCTCGCAGCGCTCCAGGCCGCTCTGGTTGGTGCGCTCCA is a genomic window containing:
- the ACVR2B gene encoding activin receptor type-2B isoform X2, whose amino-acid sequence is MTAPWAALALLWGSLCAGSGRGEAETRECIYYNANWELERTNQSGLERCEGEQDKRLHCYASWRNSSGTIELVKKGCWLDDFNCYDRQECVATEENPQVYFCCCEGNFCNERFTHLPEAGGPEVTYEPPPTAPTLLTVLAYSLLPIGGLSLIVLLAFWMYRHRKPPYGHVDIHEDPGPPPPSPLVGLKPLQLLEIKARGRFGCVWKAQLMNDFVAVKIFPLQDKQSWQSEREIFSTPGMKHENLLQFIAAEKRGSNLEVELWLITAFHDKGSLTDYLKGNIITWNELCHVAETMSRGLSYLHEDVPWCRGEGHKPSIAHRDFKSKNVLLKSDLTAVLADFGLAVRFEPGKPPGDTHGQVGTRRYMAPEVLEGAINFQRDAFLRIDMYAMGLVLWELVSRCRAADGPVDEYMLPFEEEIGQHPSLEELQEVVVHKKMRPAIKDHWLKHPGLAQLCVTIEECWDHDAEARLSAGCVEERVSLIRRSVNGTTSDCLVSLVTAVTNVDLPPKESSI
- the ACVR2B gene encoding activin receptor type-2B isoform X1, translating into MILTSSREMGIETMMSDFPRPGSGRGEAETRECIYYNANWELERTNQSGLERCEGEQDKRLHCYASWRNSSGTIELVKKGCWLDDFNCYDRQECVATEENPQVYFCCCEGNFCNERFTHLPEAGGPEVTYEPPPTAPTLLTVLAYSLLPIGGLSLIVLLAFWMYRHRKPPYGHVDIHEDPGPPPPSPLVGLKPLQLLEIKARGRFGCVWKAQLMNDFVAVKIFPLQDKQSWQSEREIFSTPGMKHENLLQFIAAEKRGSNLEVELWLITAFHDKGSLTDYLKGNIITWNELCHVAETMSRGLSYLHEDVPWCRGEGHKPSIAHRDFKSKNVLLKSDLTAVLADFGLAVRFEPGKPPGDTHGQVGTRRYMAPEVLEGAINFQRDAFLRIDMYAMGLVLWELVSRCRAADGPVDEYMLPFEEEIGQHPSLEELQEVVVHKKMRPAIKDHWLKHPGLAQLCVTIEECWDHDAEARLSAGCVEERVSLIRRSVNGTTSDCLVSLVTAVTNVDLPPKESSI